The DNA window TCGATACCGCTTACGGTGCCCGCATCGAGGAACTCTTCGTCAGCGATGATACTCGAGAGGGTCCCATCGGAAACGTACTCTGAGACCGCTGCCATCTTGTCTTCGGGTCCGTAGACGAGGAAGGTCCCACCCCAAGCCGTCGTCGGATCAAACTCTGCGAGCTTATTTTGGAACAATGCGTTTCGAACGAGGATTTCAAGTTTTGACTCATCGAACGAACTCGCACGCGACCGACCAAGGACGGGCGCGAGGATTACTGCCGGCGTGAACTCGCTGTCGGGGTCGCGCTGATACTTGTCCTGAACCGGGCGGAAACTGTCTGCCGGGTCAAAGACGTCGCCCATAATCGACATCGTCGCGTCACGGTCGAGGAACTGCGGCACTGACGACATTGTAAACGCTTCGAGGAACGCCACGAGCGGCCTGTTAATTTCGCGGTACTGGGGCGGATTGTACTCCTCGAGACGGTTGATTCGTGGCCGGATGTCTGCCTGGACGTTCTCCAAGCGATTATTATCGAAGGGGATTATCGCGTCCACGGAGCGGGAAGCCCGGGCTAAACCCACAACCCCATTCACTTTCGCCCGCCCACCAAACTCTGAGTACTCGGTTCCCTCTGAGGGGATGACGATGCTGCTAAACAGCGGTTTCGGAACGACGAAATCCTCTTCGACCACTTCCTCGCGGAGTTTCTCAGCCAGCACCGGCGTCGAGCCACAGCCCGTGCCCTTTGTGACGCTATGGACGAACATGACGGCCTGTGAGTCCTGAATCGCCTGCGGCTTGAGATCCCACCGCTCCCGGAAGGGATCTCCTCCGTCGGCGAAGTCGGCCTCGACAAGTTGCTCGCCAATATCCCAGCGATAGCCGGCGCCCGCGTAGTCGTGCTTTCCCTGCCCGATGATACAGTTCGAGAGGAGGTCGTGTCGACTGTACTCTTTTTCTTCTTGGGCATAGTAGGTCTGCTCGAGTTCGCTGATGTTTGTGTTTAGCGGACCGTAGCCGGCAAGTCCGCCATTCCAGATGCGTGCTCTCCGTTCGTTATTCTCCGCTAAGGTATCTCGGCGCAACAGGATCGCGTCGAGGATGTTATTCCCCGCGCCGCCGACGCCGATGAGGTACCACTTTTTCCCGTACGATGAATCCATCAGGTCGTCGCTCGGCACCGCAGTCGATCCACGGGTTCCGATTTCTCCGTCACCGAGTCCGTTCCCTTCCCTCAGATGGCCGCCAGCAGGTCCGTTCCGGTCGCTCGCATTAGAACTGCTTTTTGGTCCTGTTCCCGCCTCGGACTCGGGCTCCGCGAACACCTCTTCTTGTAACTCGGGGTACACTTGCTCGACTGACGCCGGTTCGTCTCCGTGAGCCGCCCGAACGTGCTCGAGGAGTGTCTCTCGATTCCACTCGTTCGCTCGTTTCATGCAAATTTTACAGATGGAAGTCATACATTCGGATATCGTACTCGTTTGTCGGAACTATCTAAAGTATTACGTGTGGGGTGAGTGCTCAATCGGTGTGTCGGGCGCCACCCCGCCGTCTTTGCACTGCATTGTTGCACCGCGTTGAGTTTGCATCAGGCAGTTACCTGCCGTACCTATCCGTGAATCGTTCGCGAAGGGTCTCCAGACCAGCGCTCGCGCTCGTTCGGTCGTCGAACTCGAGTTCGAAAAAGCCGGGCGGTGCACCCGCCTGTAACTCGACGGTCGCGACAATGTCGGTCTGTCGGCGACAGAACCGCTCGAGCGTCTCCAGAACCGCTGGCTTCGCAACGGCATCGGGAAGGCGTTCAGTCTGACACTCAACGCTGGCGCGACCGCCGCCGTCAAGTTCTCGCAGGATGAACAACACTTCGTCGGCGACCGCCTCCGGCGGTACCTCCGCCCGCCGTGTTTGCGCTCGCGCCGCTCCAGATTCGGGTTCTTCGTCGGGTACTCGTGTCTGTCCATCGGGACCCCTCTGTGCGTCCACATTTGTATCAGAACTGATTGGTGGAGTGTCCACGCCAGCTGCCTCGGGCCCATGGGACAACTCGCTGCCGTCAAACTCGAATTCGTCACCGCGTTCGTTGGCCGGATCCTCAACGACAAGCTCCCGACGCTCGCGCTTGAGGGTGACGGCGTGTTCGTACTGGCGCTCGATGATCGGGGCGATGTCGGCGACGAATTCAACCGCGACGTCCTCGGGGATGGTGATTGTACCGCGGCCGTGGTCGATTGTCCCAACCACACCGCTCAGAAAGTCCACTGTCATCAGCAACTCGTCGCTTCGTTCGGCGGCTGCTTCTCCTGTCCGCGTCGCCTCGTCGAACGTACACCGATGGAGTGCCCGCGTCGCATCATTGAGTTCTCGTTCGATTTCGACGACGCCGTCGACCTCTCCGTGGCGCCCCTCCAGAACAAACTCGGCGACCCGATCCTTGAGGTCTCCGTCGAACCGGTTGATCAGGTCACGAACGTCTTCGAGGGTCCCTTCGACGTCGCGCCGGCGCTGAATAAAGGCGTCTTCTTGCCGACGAACGTATGACTCAATCTCGCGGCAGTGATCAAACAGCGCCGCGATTGTTCGCGCGGCGTCTCGGACGTGGGGTTCGTCTTCGAGGACGTCGGCGGCGACAGTTTCGATATCCGCGACGTGAATCGTCTCGTTCGCCGGCGGTAACGAGACCTCCCGATACTGGCTCGGCAAATTTACAATCTCGTACGGT is part of the Natronolimnobius sp. AArcel1 genome and encodes:
- a CDS encoding cell division protein FtsZ; translated protein: MTSICKICMKRANEWNRETLLEHVRAAHGDEPASVEQVYPELQEEVFAEPESEAGTGPKSSSNASDRNGPAGGHLREGNGLGDGEIGTRGSTAVPSDDLMDSSYGKKWYLIGVGGAGNNILDAILLRRDTLAENNERRARIWNGGLAGYGPLNTNISELEQTYYAQEEKEYSRHDLLSNCIIGQGKHDYAGAGYRWDIGEQLVEADFADGGDPFRERWDLKPQAIQDSQAVMFVHSVTKGTGCGSTPVLAEKLREEVVEEDFVVPKPLFSSIVIPSEGTEYSEFGGRAKVNGVVGLARASRSVDAIIPFDNNRLENVQADIRPRINRLEEYNPPQYREINRPLVAFLEAFTMSSVPQFLDRDATMSIMGDVFDPADSFRPVQDKYQRDPDSEFTPAVILAPVLGRSRASSFDESKLEILVRNALFQNKLAEFDPTTAWGGTFLVYGPEDKMAAVSEYVSDGTLSSIIADEEFLDAGTVSGIESVDIHVKQLVTPYLDDVFLWGTLWNPEMPSLDEMYEHARTLKQEGNTQQAENVRETWEHVEALFSCLGRENMG